From Astyanax mexicanus isolate ESR-SI-001 chromosome 13, AstMex3_surface, whole genome shotgun sequence, the proteins below share one genomic window:
- the egr4 gene encoding early growth response protein 4 — MLNTVDFSALDFICARPETTQPSEPTGLLKPKLEQPDSPFLPGCAECSDLLPPSPSSPPSVFPPETDALLNLITEIVGLSASSPPPPSTSSRCYCSSGGGALLRQGSVGSVASSLGSPGSPFCGSDSSDELLDPAAGGACQPFAAHIKQESFDDFFDDLFEDARACERLADLDDIIELLAPLEPTCAPETWIKQEPLLYADECARAIPSPSNFAAQLQTPPTLHGHALFHATCFPHEPLTLDSLLLSGALPATNRAHAPKATGGRKAAGARREKPFPCPVENCERRFSRSDELNRHVRVHTGHRPFQCRVCSRRFGRSDHLTTHMRTHTGEKPFSCDVCGRRFARSDERKRHARVHIKQRERAQQKAELAAACAFALPGLV; from the exons ATGCTGAACACGGTGGACTTCAGCGCGCTGGACTTTATCTGCGCGCGCCCAGAGACCACCCAGCCCTCCGAGCCCACCG gtctgcTGAAGCCTAAGCTCGAGCAGCCGGACTCTCCGTTCCTCCCCGGATGTGCGGAATGCTCGGATCTCCTCCCCCCCTctccctcctctcctccctccgTGTTTCCCCCGGAGACCGACGCCCTCCTCAACCTCATCACAGAGATCGTGGGTCTGTCCGCGAGCTCGCCTCCTCCGCCCTCCACCAGCTCGCGCTGCTACTGCAGCAGCGGCGGGGGCGCGCTCCTCCGCCAGGGCTCGGTGGGCTCGGTCGCGAGCTCGCTCGGTTCCCCCGGCTCGCCGTTCTGCGGCAGCGACTCCTCAGACGAGCTTTTGGACCCGGCGGCTGGGGGCGCGTGCCAACCCTTCGCTGCGCACATCAAGCAGGAGAGCTTCGACGACTTCTTCGACGACTTGTTCGAGGACGCGCGCGCGTGCGAGCGCCTCGCCGACCTGGACGACATCATCGAGCTGCTCGCGCCGCTGGAGCCTACGTGCGCGCCCGAGACCTGGATAAAGCAGGAGCCTCTTTTGTACGCGGATGAGTGCGCGCGCGCCATCCCGAGCCCCTCGAACTTCGCAGCCCAACTCCAGACCCCGCCCACTCTCCACGGACACGCCCTCTTCCACGCGACGTGCTTCCCCCATGAACCCCTCACGCTGGACTCTCTGCTCCTCTCCGGCGCGTTACCGGCTACAAACCGGGCGCACGCGCCCAAAGCCACCGGAGGCCGGAAAGCCGCTGGCGCGCGCCGCGAGAAGCCCTTCCCCTGCCCCGTGGAGAACTGCGAGCGCCGCTTCTCGCGCTCCGACGAGCTGAACCGCCACGTGCGCGTGCACACCGGCCACCGACCCTTCCAGTGCCGTGTGTGCTCGCGCCGCTTCGGCCGCAGCGACCACCTGACCACGCACATGCGCACGCACACCGGCGAGAAGCCCTTCTCCTGCGACGTGTGCGGCCGCCGCTTCGCGCGCAGCGACGAGAGGAAGAGGCACGCGCGCGTGCACATCAAGCAGCGCGAGAGAGCACAGCAGAAAGCCGAGCTCGCGGCCGCCTGCGCCTTCGCGCTGCCGGGGCTGGTGTGA
- the si:ch73-290k24.5 gene encoding F-box only protein 41: MATTTSLSLHCPDCGEPCGFGDPQTGHTCRKICLIPRRKSEGAVVAVSAQQQCSPLGHSPISQPLRLELLDALSLASSAAVPLSQLLVRRHAPSFSPLMAVAVSAEPRSEQVVAQLNVPWGAWGRLAVEARLQQLALEVQHRVSSRLSSLQEEVKRRSVEVRRARRESERMEREKREAEQRAAELARQVDVSVEMLASLRQELMEREEELNLKHQEVCELDRFVRDTAFREASAKIRLQGFIEDLLERAERAEKQLQNLHTHSDTGSPHGHLVNRGVPYQRSYSVSGMSRCCYQQYDRRGSPLNRYSGGRMRTLSVGSGGCEVDWDGAPTSLEAQYYHVLCEGLQGSPQRAPPSPFWTPHTQTEGDSDSWSIYTTESQEDLHHHRHYRTYSKSAHSSIHCPSCHHSNKSSKSMMCSERMRMRAWLFCVFTYLDTRSLLTAAQVCRDWWSVARHPAVWTRVSLENARISSKFLVTLSQWCSQTQSLSLQNLKPRSRNRKESKEEYQKSTRGCLEVGLEAVLKSAGRSLLSLTISHCPNILTDRSLWLVSCHCRALRTLTYRSSSDPVGQEVIWALGAGCRDITNLHTAPLQPCQQPSRFSNRCLQTIGRCWPNLQQVGVGGAGCGIQGLASLVRNCAGVTVLELDHMSEISQEGAAELCREGLQHLHMLIFISTPVTPKALLHFNSVCVKLKNIVVQMSIADYFEDAESEEAKRLFEEIVSNLQALRKRPGLADILQIKVDRP; encoded by the exons ATGGCGACCACCACCAGCCTGTCATTACACTGTCCTGACTGTGGGGAACCATGTGGGTTTGGAGACCCACAGACAGGACACACCTGCAGGAAGATCTGTCTGATTCCCAGGCGTAAGTCTGAGGGGGCGGTGGTGGCTGTCTCTGCCCAGCAGCAGTGCTCTCCTCTGGGCCACAGTCCGATCAGTCAGCCGCTACGTCTGGAGCTCCTGGACGCTCTGAGTTTGGCCTCCTCCGCCGCGGTTCCCCTGAGTCAACTCCTCGTCCGCCGGCACGCCCCCTCCTTCTCCCCGCTGATGGCCGTGGCGGTGTCCGCGGAGCCGCGGTCGGAGCAGGTTGTGGCGCAGCTGAACGTGCCGTGGGGCGCGTGGGGGCGGCTGGCGGTGGAGGCCAGGCTGCAGCAGCTGGCTCTGGAGGTCCAGCACCGGGTGTCCTCCCGGCTGAGCTCTCTGCAGGAGGAGGTGAAGAGAAGGAGCGTGGAGGTCCGCCGGGCTCGGAGGGAGAGCGAGAGGATGGAGCGGGAGAAGCGGGAGGCGGAGCAGAGGGCGGCGGAGCTGGCCCGGCAGGTGGATGTGTCGGTGGAGATGCTGGCCAGCCTGAGGCAGgagctgatggagagagaggaggagctcAACCTCAAACAtca agaggTGTGTGAGTTGGACAGGTTTGTGAGAGACACTGCGTTTAGAGAAGCGAGTGCTAAGATCCGTCTGCAGGGCTTTATTGAGGATTTATTGGAGAgggcagagagagcagagaaacAGCTGCAGAACCTCCACACACACTCCGACACAGGATCCCCCCACGGACACCTCGTCAACCGGGGAGTGCCGTATCAG AGGAGCTACAGCGTATCGGGGATGTCGAGGTGCTGTTACCAGCAGTACGATCGCAGGGGCAGTCCACTCAACAG GTACAGTGGCGGCAGGATGCGGACCCTGTCTGTGGGCTCCGGGGGGTGTGAGGTGGATTGGGACGGGGCCCCGACCTCCCTGGAGGCACAGTATTACCATGTACTGTGTGAGGGTCTCCAGGGGTCTCCACAGAGGGCCCCTCCGTCCCCCTTCTGGACTCCCCACACTCAGACTGAAGGAGATTCAGACAGCTGGTCCATCTACACCACCGAATCCCAGGAGGACCTACACCACCACAGACACTACAGGACATACAGCAAGTCAG CACACTCCTCTATTCACTGCCCATCCTGTCACCATAGCAACAAGTCATCTAAATCAATGATGTGTTCAGAACGGATGAGGATGAGGGCGTGGCTTTTCTGCGTCTTCACTTACCTGGACACCCGATCCCTACTCACTGCTGCacag gtgtgtAGGGATTGGTGGAGTGTTGCTCGTCACCCTGCAGTGTGGACCAGAGTATCACTAGAAAATGCTCGCATCTCATCCAAG tttttagtGACTCTGTCTCAGTGGTGTAGTCAGACACAGTCGCTCTCTCTGCAAAACCTGAAACCTCGATCCCGCAACCGAAAAGAGAGTAAAGAGGAGTATCAGAAGAGCACAag GGGTTGTCTGGAGGTGGGGTTGGAGGCGGTGCTAAAATCAGCTGGGCGGAGCCTCCTGTCTTTGACTATCTCTCATTGCCCGAATATTCTGACGGACAGGTCTCTGTGGCTGGTCAGCTGCCACTGCCGAGCACTGCGCACACTTACATACAG GAGCTCATCAGACCCTGTTGGTCAGGAGGTGATCTGGGCTTTAGGAGCTGGATGCAGAGACATCACCAACCTGCACACAGCACCTCTACAACCATG TCAGCAGCCCAGTCGCTTCAGTAACCGCTGCTTACAGACGATTGGTCGCTGCTGGCCTAACTTGCAGCAGGTGGGAGTGGGCGGGGCTGGCTGTGGCATTCAGGGATTGGCCTCTTTGG TGAGGAACTGTGCAGGTGTGACTGTGCTGGAGCTGGACCACATGAGTGAGATCAGTCAGGAGGGGGCAGCAGAGCTGTGCAGAGAAGGACTGCAGCATCTCCACATGCTGATCTTCATCTCCACCCCCGTCACGCCTAAAGCCCTCCTGCACTTTAACA gtgtgtgtgtaaagctgaAGAACATTGTGGTGCAGATGAGTATTGCAGATTATTTTGAGGATGCTGAGAGTGAAGAAGCAAAGAGGCTTTTTGAAGAGATTGTCAGTAACCTGCAG GCTCTACGGAAAAGACCGGGTCTCGCTGACATCCTTCAGATTAAGGTGGACAGACCGTGA